A window of Candida orthopsilosis Co 90-125, chromosome 8 draft sequence contains these coding sequences:
- a CDS encoding Rbf1 transcription factor — protein MSSSRRSANAAAAAASANSGNTPDLKDVYEPQVSPANYLSNPGSGAVINGGTDDATGLSFGGHQQGQSSQQQQQSQQQQQQQQQQQQQQQHPYYSTELQQRAELQRRQQQLQQQQQQLQQFQQQQRELAQAQAQVQAQARAQAQAQARAQAQAQAQAQQFQQLHQQSHQQQHHGIQLSANQNVPVPSQASPVSSTIPDELNTGEDLRSKYVENEMIKTFSSKADLVKYVKLVLGPEDHCRIVINSSKPKAVYFQCERSGSFRTTVKNPQKRQRIAYTKRNKCTYRLVANVYTSEKGGGSGGSKKVKTEDTFDENGNIVKQEGSNSSSGGGGGDSGEAENLWILRMINPQHNHPPDPPNKKKRQKEARTLVEKPVNKHPQAKQSDGPHSAGSSTSSSAGGSNSLGFSKSRQGQNFQQNSHHLPPQFQQQQQQQQSQSQDLDHALSNIAGAANYNDLIGHLSQNLPPQQQQGGRSRRSQQQHPDASVYAALEAANNNPAGSSSNAASIAAAAAAAAAVALNVQGGGSGGSGGNGANGAVTNANQGSQADLDSSQIDPNVDPSVQAHDQSHHHHHLRRGGYL, from the coding sequence ATGAGTTCATCTAGACGGTCAGCAaatgctgctgctgctgctgcttcAGCTAATTCCGGTAATACTcctgatttgaaagatgttTATGAACCACAGGTATCACCCGCCAACTATTTGAGTAACCCTGGCAGTGGCGCAGTTATTAATGGTGGCACAGATGATGCGACGGGACTTTCATTTGGTGGACATCAACAGGGTCAACTGAGccagcagcaacagcagtcacaacagcaacagcaacagcaacagcaacagcaacagcaacagcaacatcCTTATTACTCGACTGAGTTACAACAGCGGGCTGAGTTGCAAAGaagacaacaacaattgcaacagcagcagcaacaattgcaacagtttcaacaacaacagcgGGAATTGGCTCAAGCACAAGCTCAGGTTCAAGCCCAAGCTAGAGCACAGGCGCAAGCTCAAGCACGGGCCCAGGCTCAAGCTCAAGCGCAAGcgcaacaatttcaacagcttcatcaacaactgcaccagcaacaacaccatGGAATACAGTTGTCAGCCAATCAAAACGTACCTGTTCCTTCACAGGCATCACcagtttcttcaacaatccCAGACGAGCTCAACACCGGTGAAGATCTTCGATCGAAATAcgttgaaaatgaaatgatTAAAACTTTCAGCAGTAAAGCTGATCTTGTTAAATATGTCAAATTAGTCCTTGGCCCAGAAGATCATTGTCGTATTGTCATCAACtcttcaaaaccaaaagcAGTTTATTTCCAATGTGAACGATCAGGGTCTTTTAGAACCACCGTCAAGAACCCACAAAAGAGACAACGTATTGCCtatacaaaaagaaataaatgCACTTATCGATTAGTAGCTAATGTTTATACTAGTGAAAAAGGCGGTGGAAGTGGTGGTAGTAAAAAGGTCAAGACTGAGGAtacatttgatgaaaatggtaATATAGTGAAACAAGAAGGGAgcaattcatcaagtgGCGGCGGTGGCGGAGATTCAGGTGAGGCGGAAAATCTATGGATCCTAAGAATGATTAATCCTCAACATAATCATCCACCTGATCCAccaaataaaaagaaaagacaaaaagAGGCAAGAACGTTAGTTGAGAAACCAGTTAATAAGCATCCGCAAGCTAAACAACTGGATGGACCGCATTCGGCTGgatcatcaacttcttctaGTGCTGGTGGAAGCAATTCATTGGGATTTTCAAAGTCAAGACAAGGacaaaatttccaacaaaatAGTCATCATTTACCGCCGCagttccaacaacaacaacaacaacaacaatcacaaagTCAAGACCTTGATCATGCGTTATCGAATATTGCAGGTGCAGCTAATTACAACGACTTGATTGGTCATTTAAGTCAAAATCTTCCCcctcaacaacagcagGGCGGTCGACTGAGACgatcacaacaacaacatcctGATGCATCGGTGTATGCTGCGCTTGAAGCTGCTAATAATAATCCTGCTGGTAGTAGTTCCAATGCTGCTAGTATAGCTGCTGCCGCTGCCGCTGCCGCTGCTGTGGCATTGAATGTACAAGGTGGTGGTTCAGGCGGTAGTGGCGGAAATGGCGCCAATGGTGCTGTTACGAATGCAAATCAAGGATCGCAAGCTGATTTGGATCTGAGTCAGATTGATCCCAATGTTGATCCTAGTGTGCAGGCACATGACCAGTcgcatcatcatcatcatttgagAAGAGGTGGATACTTGTGA
- a CDS encoding Orm1 endoplasmic reticulum membrane protein (incomplete, gene ends into a gap in the genome sequence; similar to C. parapsilosis CPAR2_600490 and C. albicans ORM1) produces the protein MTEVSSNSKQSTTKAASSSLLTPAEITVTPPTQQQQQSDAPESSNATHATTANTATTTANGSTSIANTTSSISSTIAQNNNNYLNTSPKGSSSTAASTGHASSRERPSTSRRGSAIPPNGSTTTATGANVNSTSPTRVRSNSYNNPDLTPTPSHHQPAQTVTRQRRSSSLIQHLEPDTLDTKIDQTLNPNVNANWVH, from the coding sequence ATGACTGAagtatcatcaaattctaaacaatcaacaaccaaagcTGCATCATCGTCATTGCTAACACCGGCGGAGATAACAGTCACTCCTccaactcaacaacaacaacaatcagaTGCGCCGGAGTCATCAAATGCTACACACGCTACGACGGCAAACACAGCTACCACCACTGCCAATGGATCCACTAGTATAGCCAATactacatcatcaatttcatcgACTATAGctcaaaacaacaacaattatCTCAACACATCGCCTAAAGGATCGTCATCCACAGCTGCATCTACAGGACACGCGTCGTCAAGGGAGAGACCAAGTACTTCAAGAAGAGGAAGCGCCATACCTCCCAATGGATCTACAACCACAGCAACAGGAGCAAACGTCAATAGTACATCACCAACTCGTGTCAGAAGCAACAGTTATAACAATCCAGATTTAACTCCAACTCCATCACATCATCAACCTGCGCAAACTGTCACTAGACAACGTagatcatcatcattgattcaacatttgGAACCAGATACATTGGataccaaaattgatcaaactTTAAACCCCAATGTCAATGCCAACTGGGTTCATCA
- a CDS encoding Fig4 protein (S. cerevisiae homolog FIG4 has phosphatidylinositol-3,5-bisphosphate 5-phosphatase activity, has role in phosphoinositide dephosphorylation and localizes to extrinsic to membrane, fungal-type membrane, PAS complex): MNDQDSIVTREQGIKDDIIIASVEDTASSINNNPGDFDESIQEQNDEESDVDNGDEVEQEEGGGGSERTKTYKRILLQRFTVYNSASTMYIVGSNAKESLYRILEIAKDVEDEKSLSIIEDKSYFYTRKDMIELLNGLNDSVEGGLHKLAQGFGLLGLARFTKGYYLNLITKCSQVAIIGGHFVYHIDETKLIPLGTNYKRPEKYSDEEKLLSLFRYMDLSKTFYFSYNYDITNSMQTNFMRHKLYNCGDQNAKLRNKLYTNFDYNERFVWNNMLLKPILESEDVATFEWFQPIVHGFIDQANISIYGRKFYITIIARRSHHFAGARFLKRGINDKGNVANEIETEQIVSDMLTSSFHDPKYGMYNNPRYTSFVQHRGSIPLFWTQDMNKLPKPPIQINLPDPFYQSSALHFDNLFYRYGSPIIILNLIKQKEKQPRESRLNIQYINCINYLNQFLPEEKKLQYRSFDMSKNSKKNMDVITPLQNIAHEAINQIGIFHNGTTINSTQLQKGIIRTNCIDCLDRTNAAQFIICKEALTKQLRSLDLISEGKTLDYESDLINILTEIFHDHGDTIAIQYGGSNLVNTMDSYRRINQWSSHTRDMLNSIKRMYSNSFMDSIRQEAINLFLGNYIYSLDKPKLWELSNDFRLHFDFDLEMKPKRSYTRWFNEANLKDDRFRITVRSGVEDKLKNEVYNPPESNDKWYNECYVPRKYQSFTELFQFNMNSNSRYFPSLSSLQPQFQPQLSPKKESKSRLKSNLNSHSKQQLQSQSQWKQSVAEDISIRFDYSPFESRKFKHSDKAVGGEEISYLEHQLNKCDTDCDSKSEGKRVTRSSSGKYNPKNIKTFLASKITARQNSKKKGKNEDHRSNTHKANSPTDDTRDEADDDDRTLVSSTQPIVDESDAKLYESQFDLSKVTKSSPNYNYAGYCSYKSTRLKPSFQDQEIYKSSYIDNLESSGKLHSLANGSFRSSFVDMVNTQDLKTYLHYINDEEKLLELGTDHNYI, from the coding sequence ATGAATGATCAAGACTCAATTGTTACTAGGGAGCAGGGTATCAAGGATGATATCATCATCGCCAGTGTCGAAGATACAGCCAGTTCcataaacaacaatccAGGGGACTTTGATGAAAGCATTCAGGAACagaatgatgaagaaagcGATGTTGATAATGGTGATGAGGTAGAGCAAGAAGaaggaggaggaggaagTGAACGAACTAAAACGTACAAACGGATCCTACTACAACGATTCACAGTTTACAATTCAGCTTCAACCATGTACATTGTAGGATCTAATGCTAAAGAATCATTATATCGTATCTTGGAGATTGCAAaggatgttgaagatgagaAACTGCTATCTATAATTGAAGACAAGAGTTATTTCTATACTCGCAAAGATATGATTGAGTTGCTTAATGGATTGAATGATTCTGTAGAAGGTGGATTACATAAACTAGCTCAAGGGTTTGGACTACTAGGCTTGGCCAGATTCACCAAGGGAtattatttgaatttgattacTAAATGTTCTCAAGTAGCCATAATTGGTGGTCATTTCGTATATCACATAGatgaaaccaaattgattcCATTGGGAACAAATTATAAACGACCTGAGAAATAtagtgatgaagagaaattgCTTTCATTATTCAGATACATGGATTTAAGCAAGACTTTTTACTTTAGTTATAATTATGATATAACTAACTCCATGCAGACCAATTTCATGCGTCATAAGTTATACAATTGTGGTGATCAAAATGCCAAACTACGAAACAAATTGTACACCAACTTTGACTATAATGAACGATTTGTATGGAATAATATGTTACTAAAGCCCATTTTGGAAAGTGAAGATGTTGCTACATTTGAATGGTTCCAACCGATAGTTCATGGGTTTATCGACCAAGCTAATATATCAATATATGGAAGGAAATTTTACATCACCATAATTGCTCGAAGATCTCATCATTTTGCCGGTGCTAGGTTCTTAAAGCGTGGTATTAATGACAAGGGCAATGTGGctaatgaaattgaaacagaACAAATTGTAAGCGATATGTTGACTTCAAGTTTCCATGATCCCAAGTATGGAATGTACAATAATCCAAGATACACCagttttgttcaacatcGAGGATCAATTCCACTATTTTGGACTCAAGATATGAATAAGTTACCCAAGCCACCAATACAAATTAATTTACCCGATCcattttatcaaagttCAGCATTacattttgataatttattttatcGATATGGATCACCTATAATTATTTTAAACTTGATTAAGCAAAAGGAAAAACAGCCACGAGAACTGAGATTGAATATTCAGTAtatcaattgtatcaattaCCTCAATCAGTTCCTACCTGAGGAAAAGAAACTCCAATATAGGTCATTTGATATGTCGAAAAACTCCAAGAAAAATATGGATGTGATTACTCCTTTGCAAAATATTGCTCATGAAGcaataaatcaaattggaatatTCCATAATGGTACAACAATCAACTCCACTCAATTACAAAAGGGAATCATTCGAACAAATtgtattgattgtttgGATCGTACAAATGCGGcacaattcatcatttgtaAAGAGGCATTGACCAAACAATTGAGAAGTTTGGATTTGATATCAGAAGGCAAGACGTTGGATTATGAATCTGATTTAATCAATATCTTGACTGAGATTTTTCATGATCATGGAGATACAATTGCCATACAATATGGTGGATCCAATTTAGTCAATACTATGGACTCATATCGACgaatcaatcaatggtCATCTCATACGAGAGATATGCTAAACAGCATAAAGCGTATGTACTCCAACTCATTTATGGATTCTATTCGACAAGAAGCAATCAACCTATTTTTAGGAAATTATATCTATTCCCTAGATAAACCCAAGTTATGGGAGTTGAGTAACGATTTTAGATTacattttgattttgatttggaaatgaaaccaaaaagaagttaCACTCGTTGGTTTAATGAGGCCAATTTGAAAGACGATCGATTTAGGATTACTGTGAGGAGTGGTGTAGAAGATAAGCTAAAGAATGAAGTTTATAACCCACCGGAATCTAATGATAAATGGTATAATGAATGTTATGTACCACGAAAGTATCAATCATTTACTGaattatttcaatttaacatgaattcaaattctcGGTATTTCCCACTGTTACTGCTGTTACAACCGCAATTCCAACCGCAATTGAGTCCGAAAAAGGAGCTGAAACTGCGCTTGAaactgaatttgaatctgCATCtgaaacaacaattacaGCTGCAACTGCAATGGAAACAACTGGTCGCTGAAGATATATCAATAAGATTCGATTATAGTCCATTTGAAAGTCGGAAATTTAAGCATTCAGATAAAGCAGTGGGTGGTGAAGAGATTTCATATTTGgaacatcaattgaataaatgtGATACTGATTGTGATTCAAAGAGTGAAGGGAAAAGAGTGACTCGAAGTTCAAGTGGGAAATATAATCCCAAAAATATCAAGACGTTTCTTGCTTCAAAGATAACTGCTAGACAAAATTCGAAAAAGAAGGGTAAGAATGAGGATCATAGGTCGAATACACACAAGGCGAATTCACCAACTGATGACACTCGAGATGaagctgatgatgatgatagGACACTTGTTTCATCAACTCAACCAATAGTTGACGAATCAGACGCGAAATTATACGAATcacaatttgatttatcCAAAGTAACTAAGTCTTCACCCAATTACAACTACGCCGGTTATTGCTCATATAAGTCTACAAGATTGAAACCACTGTTTCAAGATCAAGAAATTtacaaatcatcatatattgacaatttggaaagtaGTGGCAAGTTACATAGTTTGGCTAATGGCTCCTTTAGAAGTTCGTTTGTTGATATGGTCAACACTCAAGATTTGAAGACTTATTTACATTATATTAATGATGAGGAGAAGTTGTTGGAGTTGGGTACAGATCATAATTATATATGA
- a CDS encoding Shm2 cytoplasmic serine hydroxymethyltransferase (incomplete, gene starts in a gap in the genome sequence; similar to C. parapsilosis CPAR2_600480 and C. albicans SHM2) codes for EGHLKDIDPEVDQIIKDEVDRQKHSIVLIASENFTTTSVFDALGTPMSNKYSEGYPGARYYGGNEHIDRMETLCQQRALKAFHLTPDKWGVNVQTLSGSPANLQVYQAIMKPHDRLMGLDLPHGGHLSHGYQTDSRKISAVSTYFETMPYRVDLETGLIDYDMLEKTAVLYRPKVLVAGTSAYCRLIDYKRMREIADKVGAYLVVDMAHISGLIAAGVIPSPFEYADIVTTTTHKSLRGPRGAMIFFRRGVRSVNPKTGQEILYDLENPINFSVFPGHQGGPHNHTIAALATALKQADTQEFKDYQQQVVKNAKALEEQFKAKGYKLVSDGTDSHMVLVSLKDKQIDGARIETVCERINIALNKNSIPGDKSALVPGGVRIGAPAMTTRGLGEEDFKRIVDYIDFAVKYAKEIQANLPKDANKLKDFKNKVLNGQDEKLDAVKAEISEWAGSFPLAV; via the coding sequence GAAGGTCATTTAAAGGATATTGATCCAgaagttgatcaaattattAAAGATGAGGTTGATAGACAAAaacattcaattgttttaattgCTAGTGAAAATTTCACCACTACTTCAGTTTTCGATGCTTTGGGAACTCCAATGAGTAACAAGTACTCTGAGGGTTATCCTGGTGCTAGATACTACGGTGGTAATGAACATATTGACAGAATGGAAACTTTGTGTCAACAAAGAGCTTTAAAAGCATTCCATTTAACTCCAGATAAATGGGGGGTTAATGTGCAAACTTTGAGTGGATCACCAGCTAACTTACAAGTTTATCAAGCTATTATGAAACCTCATGATAGATTAATGGGGTTGGATTTACCTCATGGGGGCCATTTATCTCATGGTTATCAAACTGATCTGAGAAAAATTAGTGCTGTTTCCACGTATTTTGAAACTATGCCATACAGGGTTGATTTGGAGACTGGATTGATTGACTATGATATGTTGGAGAAAACCGCTGTTTTGTACAGACCTAAAGTTTTGGTTGCTGGTACTAGTGCTTATTGTAGATTGATCGACTACAAAAGAATGAGAGAAATCGCTGATAAAGTCGGTGCttatcttgttgttgatatggCTCATATTTCCGGTTTGATTGCTGCCGGAGTTATTCCATCTCCATTTGAATATGCTGATATTGTCACCACCACTACTCACAAATCATTGAGAGGACCAAGAGGTGCTATGATTTTCTTTAGAAGAGGTGTCAGATCAGTTAACCCCAAGACGGGACAAGAAATCTTGTACGATTTGGAAAATCCAATTAATTTCTCGGTTTTCCCTGGTCATCAAGGTGGTCCACATAATCACACTATTGCCGCTTTAGCAACTGCTTTGAAACAAGCTGATACTCAAGAATTCAAAgattatcaacaacaagttgtTAAAAACGCCAAAGCTTTGGAAGAACAATTTAAAGCTAAAGGATATAAATTAGTTTCTGATGGTACTGACTCCCATATGGTTCTTGTTTCATTAAAAgacaaacaaattgatggtGCCAGAATTGAAACTGTTTGTGAAAGAATCAATATTGCGTTGAACAAGAATTCTATTCCTGGTGATAAATCAGCTTTGGTTCCAGGTGGAGTTAGAATTGGTGCACCAGCAATGACAACTAGAGGCTTgggtgaagaagatttcaagagaattgttgattatattgattttgctgTAAAATATGCTAAAGAAATTCAAGCTAATTTACCTAAGGATGCCAATAAATTGAAGgattttaaaaataaagtatTGAACGGACAAGATGAGAAATTGGATGCTGTTAAGGCTGAAATTTCCGAATGGGCAGGTTCATTCCCATTGGCTGTTTAG